GGGTCGAAATACTAGAGTATGGACTAATGACATTGACGAGTTTAGACCGGAAAGACATTTGCCCGTCGACGGCAGCGGAAGGGTGGAGATAAGTCACGGGCCTGATTATAAGATATTACCGTTTAGCGCCGGGAAAAGAAAGTGTCCAGGAGCGCCGTTAGGTGTGACGATGGTGCTGATGGCTTTGGCTCGGCTCTTCCATTGCTTTGACTGGACTACGCCGGAAAATATTGATACGGTGGAAGTTTATGGAATGACTATGCCTAAGGCTAGACCATTGTGGGCGTTAGCTAAGCCACGATTGGCAGCTCATTTATACTCATGATACAATTGGATACTAAGACTTGTATTTCGACATCAAATAATATCGTTGTAGTTCGTGTACGTTGGGCaacagatttttaaaatttcgtttatcttttcttcctcttcttctcggTTTAGTAGAATCAAGTCTCTCTCTCGTTcggttcttcttctcttgtggTTGAATAATATGTTTCTGACGCTTCGTCACTCCATGTTTCTCAGTCGATTTCTGAGATAACTAATAAGAACACACATTCAAGCTCTGATGGAACCTGTTATTGTTAGATCACTACATGACACTTAGATATTATAATGCGTATCTCTGATCATCGAGCAGTGTGTATCATAATGCTTATTTGATTATCATGTCGAGTGCAAATTGTTCATGGCCACCACCATGTAATGCAATGATGAGTGAGCACTTATCATATAAGTACTATAAAGCAAATAAAAGCAAAAGGTGTTTCTTCTAGTGGCTTTTGCTTTATTGTCTCTTTTACATTTGAGCCTTTAATCAAAATATTGTTCTTTACTCCATTTTCTAAAGATTCTCTAGTTGTGGTTTTCTCCTAATGTGCTGATTATTTGTCAAATTGGAACTACGCGTAAACTAGGTCCATGCATGGCTTCCCCAGACCGGTCGTCTAGTAGGTGTTTCTTGTGTGATAGACAACTCTTTGTAAAGTTTGTTTTTCTCGTAAGTATTTGATTTGGATTTGAGAATTTCACCTAAACTAAAACCCTGTGAGAAACTATTTATGAGTGTGAAAGTGTTGATAGAAAATAAATGCTTTCAACTGAGAGAAGTCATGATTCACTGTTCACACTTGTATTCTAGATATCACATTCTTTATACTACAGTGAAAGAGATGGGTCAGAGCATTTAATTGGTGTCACGCATCCCAATATCAATCTAAtttgttgattttctttttgttgtattcattttaaaaagaaGAACGTCATTGTGATAGTTAGGCTCAGTAGGATGCTGATAACATATATCGAAGCATTGAAAGTTCCAAACCTTGGATATCGAATTCTTATGCGAGAGTACGAAAACTGAAAAAGAGTGTTCGATGATATCAATAATCTAACAAGATCTTGAGATCTAAAGTTCGTGACGAATAAACACCAATACTCTGTATACACGAGTAACTCTCTCACCGTGTTAGATTATCTTTCGTCAGAATATTTTGCATGTACTTTTTCGCCCCATGTGGAATGTTTCAGTATTCGACAACTCAAGAGCGAATTATGGCACCAATTGTGGGTGAATTATTGGGCATGATTAACTTTACAAAACAAGCTTTTCCCTTCTCCGCAAACAATTAACATACTTGTTTATCTCCTGATTATGTCATATTATTCCCCCCTCCCCCCCCACACCACATGATACTTCATACTGGTGTTTATTATCCACCGAATCTATAAAGTCGCTTTTAATCTTATGATAAAAATGAGCAGTAGATatttatttgaaagaaaagaaTATCATTCACACATTTCCATTTATTAtagaaaaagaatattttaaaaagtgtgTTTCTTCAAGAAGACTAGTTCAAGTGCAATTATTTAAACAGAGACCACTCTCACTGCCATTTTCTCAgagaaaaggagaagaaaatggaaggaagaagaagaaaagcttTGCTCTTCACTCTCTGTTTCTTGCTCTCCTCTCTGCCTTCCTTGTCTTCCCTTCCTGCTTTCCAAACCTTAATCCCCACTTCTCACTCTCTTCCTTCCGCTTCTCCCTCCTCCTTCCAACCCGAATCCGAACCCGTTTCCGAGTCCCTGATTGGATCTGAAACCGGATCCGGATCCGACTCCGAGTCGTCCATTACACTAAACCTCGACCACATCGACGCTCTCTCCACCAACAGAACTCCCCAAGAGCTCTTCGCCTCCCGTCTCCAGCGCGACTCCCGGCGCGTGAAGTCAATCGCCACACTCGCCGCCCGGATCCCGAGAAGAAACGCCACTCATGCGCCGAGACCCGGCGGATTCAGCAGCTCCGTCGTCTCCGGTCTCTCTCAGGGAAGCGGAGAGTACTTCACGCGTCTCGGTGTCGGAACTCCGGCGAGATACGTCTACATGGTGCTCGACACCGGAAGCGACATCGTCTGGCTCCAGTGCGCTCCTTGCCGGAGATGCTACTCTCAGTCCGACCCGATCTTCGACCCGAGAAAGTCCCGGACCTACTCCACCATCCCCTGCTCTTCGCCTCTCTGCCGCCGGTTAGACTCCGCCGGATGCAACACGCGCCGCCGGACTTGCCTCTACCAAGTCTCCTACGGCGACGGTTCTTTCACCGTCGGCGATTTCGCCACCGAGACGCTGACTTTCCGACGAAACCGCGTCAAAGGAGTCGCCGTCGGGTGTGGTCACGACAATGAAGGTCTCTTCGTCGGAGCAGCCGGTTTGTTAGGTCTCGGGAAAGGGAGATTGTCGTTTCCCGGTCAGACCGGTCGCCGGTTTAGTCAGAAGTTCTCTTACTGTTTAGTCGACAGATCCGCTTCCTCTAAGCCTTCCTCCGTCGTCTTCGGAAACGCCGCCGTTTCGCGTACCGCGAAGTTCACTCCGCTTTTATCCAATCCGAAGCTTGACACTTTCTACTACGTCGAGCTGCTCGGAATAAGCGTGGGAGGGACGCGCGTCCCCGGCGTAGCCGCTTCTCTTTTCAAACTCGATCAGATCGGCAACGGTGGAGTCATTATCGACTCGGGTACCTCTGTGACCCGGCTGGTCCGACCCGCTTACATCGCTATGAGAGACGCCTTCCGGATCGGAGCCAAGAGCCTTAAACGAGCGCCGGATTACTCTCTCTTCGATACGTGTTTCGATCTCTCCCATCAAAACGAGGTTAAAGTCCCGACGGTGGTTTTGCACTTCCGTGGGGCTGACGTGTCACTTCCGGCGACGAATTATCTGATTCCGGTGGATACTAACGGCAAGTTCTGCTTTGCGTTCGCCGGTACCATGAGCGGGCTATCCATTATTGGGAACATCCAGCAACAGGGTTTCCGGGTCGTTTACGATTTGATGGGTTCACGAGTCGGGTTTGCTCCACGAGGATGTGCTTAATCTTGACCCGACCCGAGGCGGTACGGATAATGTACTTTGTTTCCATTTTCTCAATTTATGTTTTAGACGAGAGACCTTTGTTTCTCGGACAAGTGAATCTTTAGCGGTTGAGTTTAAATACGTGTTGATAAAACTTCACGTGTTGTCGGCTGTATTATTAGCgtctttatatgtttttaactcTGGGATCAAAGAGAGCGTGCATGATCTTTTTTAATTAGCCAAAAGCTTTAATTTACTTTTAGTGAAACAACAAATGACGATTACTGGAACTTTTTAATACTATTTGATTTATAAAGATTATGTAAACAAGTTTTggaataaaatcaaaacaagttTCAAGACCATGCTATAGAAACTAGTAATGTACAAAACTAAATCTTAAGGAAGGTAGAGTACGTCCAAAATCTAATTAATATTTTGCGTCGGTATTTCTTAAACAGACAAAACCAAAGATCCAGCGCTACGTTTGATACAGTGGTCTGactttttttaattgtatttattattagtacaattttattttttcctttaaaataaagtaaaaatgaatataaaataaaaatgatccaatccaaatttatttttgactcCATAATAAAAtgatgaacaaataaaaatatattacttcATTATAATGTGAGAAGTGAAGTAGAGAAGTATCTTctactccatattcactttactttttagagaaaaatagaCTTGGAATGTAGATGCCTTAGTACTACTATCTAGTAATTTTTGGTTTAACGTTATTTTCACTCAGTTATAGCTTGTAGTTTATTTGTAATTGGGTTTTCTGTATGTTGTGGGACAAATCGATGAAGTGGTTATTTTGGCTATTTGCATTATATCTCTACTTGTGTGGTTGACGTAGCTAGTGTGATAGCTTGACATTCTATCTAACGAAGTTCAATAGTTCCCGATGGTCACTTTGCATCAACTTTTGATTAAATAAACTCGAATGATTTTCTTAATCGTCAAACCTATCGCAATGATCATCGATAGTATTAGGCTATTAGCTTTTAAATATATTACGGATCAAATTGTAGATCACAAACAATAATCTCACCTTTACTCTAACCTTAGACCTTAATGTTAAGTGTTGCCTAAATGTGGTTTTAATTCTAGCGGCATTCCGGTATTCAATAATCACCGTGCGTTGACTCATGCAAAAAcgatatattttttacatttgacGTTCATAAATAGAAACAATTACTTATTGATTCGTTTCCCCTCTCAACAAATTCAATCGGAGAGTTAATTACACTTTTCACCTACAATCTAAGTAATTAACTCtcctacaaaaaaatattatacgctcttttgtttcttttttatagagaaaaatgGAGCTTTGTAGACGGGAATTACGAGCTCCGTTTCCCATATTAGTCGCCGTTACGTTGTTCCTCCTTCAGCTCTGTGCCGCGACGTCCCAAATTAATCACAGCGAGTCGTCTACACAAACATCCGTTAACTCTCCATCAGCGCCAAACACTCGATTTCTGTCGTCATCAGCACTGTCGTTAACCGGAAAACATTCCTCCTTTAGGTGGGGGAGAAGACGACATCGTTACAAAATAAGCAGAGCGAGCATTGAGTTTCTATTCGCACATAACCTCGTACGAGCGCGCGTGGGAGAACCGCCGTTACAATGGGATGGAAGACTAGCGGCGTATGCACGTGCGTGGGCGAGACAGCGCGTTGGGGACTGCAGGCTTGTTCACTCCAATGGTCCGTTCGGAGAAAACATATTTTGGGCCGGGCAGAATAACTGGACGCCCATGGATGTTGTCAAAGTGTGGGCCGATGAGAATAAGTTCTACGACGTTAGGGGTAACACGTGTGAGTCGGGGCAAATGTGTGGACACTATACGCAGATCGTGTGGAGAGATAGCACGAAGGTTGGGTGCGCACGTGTGGATTGTTCAAACGGCGGCTTTTATGCGATTTGTGTTTATAACCCACCGGGAAATTTTGAAGGTGAAAACCCTTTTGTAAGTTATCACGACCAGGTTGGTCTTCTCCGAGAAGAGCCCCCAGCGGTTGTCGTTAATCCATTTTAACTTTAAATGGCTCGAAAGCTGAGCCTGAGGACACGATGGATGGTTGTGCATTTTTAGTTTGttaattttgtctttttattcaaattattattattaatttttcgAAAAAACTTATCTTCGGTTTATTCAGAGGTATTATCATCTGATACCTGATTCAATAAACAagtttatataaactataattaCGATATTTCATAGCAAGCCATTAGATATAAGATCTAATTGATGACAAATACGCAAAAGCGAACAAAAGAGataacaaaagttttttttaacatgGCCACAATGGGATATGAAAAAACAATTACTGTATGTCCAAAATTTCCTAAAATTTTATTGGctgaattaaaaatttaaacccaGAAAACAATACTTCAGCACCTCTCACATggtataaaagaaaaaagaatagtTCTGGCTTTTTCCCCTCTTCAACCTCTCTTCTCTTAGAATCCAGATCAAATCATTTTGAGACTATCACAAGCCACAGCTTCCGATGACTGATAACGAAATTACCTGAGAATGAAGACAGCATCAAGTTACAATATATGGATTATATACACACATAAAGATTCAACCAAGAAGCTAACCTTTTAAACTGTCCCCTGAGAAACAGCAAGGATCAGGGAGAGAGAGATGTGTGAGTGATGAATTTCATCGACGATGCTGAGATCTTTGGTTTCAAGCTGCGGACTTTGGAGCCTCGCTGCCTCTGATGACTCTGCTATAAGCAATCTTGAACGGTTGAGAATCATAAGGCCTGTTGAGCAAACTGATGGGCATTCTCAGTGTCTGTTTcctgtttcttcttcctcttaaCAAAATGCTAAAAGTCCTCTCGTCATCCTCAAATTTCTTGTTTCCATTCTCCATTTCACTGCTAGCAACTACATTCACATGATTAACAGAATCCATAGTTTCACCCGCGGTTGCCGCCACATCTTGCTTGCTTTCTTCCACCCCTGAAGTGTCAATATCAGTTGGTAGAATCACAGTGGGCTCTAACACAGTTGCAGCTACAGGCTCGGCAGCCATCATGTGGGGAGGGGAAAACTCAACGGGATGGCATCCGGGCCAAACCGTTCTTGGTACAAACTCCGACATATTAAGCGGCCATGGGAACTGATTGGGATGGAAAGGACCGCTGGTTACAGGATACGTACTTGTGGGGACTGATTGAGTGTAAGGAGGAGGGTATACAAAGGACATTGGCTGCATCAAGTTTGGAGTTGTAGGAGGTGAAGGGAAAGGAGGTCCGTGATGAAGAGTCATGTTCACTGGCCACGACGGTCCAATGTTCATGCCTATTGGAGTAGGACGTATGATACTTGGAGGTGATGATGGGTTGAATGGGACAGCTGAAGCTGATAACTTCTTGTTAGGTAGCAATAACTCTCGAGGGACGTCGCTGGAGTCTGTAGCAGAGATCCCCAGTTTTTCCTTCAGATCATCGGAATCAGCAGCCAGCTGATCTTTCACTTCTTGCTCTGTGGTCGAATGAATCGTATCTGTTACACCTTCATTAGCTTCAGGTACTAGTTCCTCCACCTGAATGCCCCCACCagattcttcatcttcattcaAATTGTTCCCTTTGAATTCCACTTCAGATGATTGTAACTCTACTTCGATCTCTTCTTTGCCTTGAGGTTTGCTAGACTCTGTGTCCGCAGAAACTTCATTTTTTACTTCTTCCTCTGACACTGTAATCATCTGCGCATCCCTTGGAAGCTCCACAGATGTGCCCTGTTCAGATTTTTTCTCCACATGATTATCCGCTTGCTTATCTGAAGCTTCGGCTTGTGGAGCCCAGACTTGATACTTGGCAATGGAACCAGGTGGTGCCAATGCTACTTCCTTGTAGGATGGAGATTTTCCAAGACTTACAACAGAGTTTTTCGGGTATGCCTCATTTTGCACATTACTTGACAGACCAGATGGCACAACAGGAGAAGCATCTGTCTTCAACCCATCTTCTTCTGATGTTTCAGCTGTAGTTTTGGGGCTATCAGAAGACGGCTGCGTTGATTTAACCCGATATGCCAAGGTTTTAACTACCTTCCTGCTAGATTTGGTGCCTTGAGTTGTCATACCGGGAGAGTGATGATCTGCATATGACGCTGTAGTACGCTTCTTCACAATGTAGTATTTGGGGTTCTGCTGAGTAGCATTCTGGAAAACAGGGTTATCGTTATCAGCTTCAACATTTTTCTTCTGATATGTATATACCTTTCCAATTGATGCTCGTCGTTGCTTCAACCGGCGACCATATGATCCAGCAGATCTCGGTCTATGCACCGGTTGCCATCCATCTTCACTACCATCAGGGTGCTGTGTCTCAGTTGAAACTTCAGCAGATGTAATTGGATTACTATTATCCATAATAGCCTCATCAATGACTGGAGGAGAAGGTACTTCTTCAGCTGGTGCAAGAATAGTCTCCTGATTCGCATCGCTTGATTGACCATCTTCTGATCCAGTTGCTTCTATCTCCTCTTCAGACATTTCCTTTTGATTTTCCCTTGGGGCTTCTGCTAACTGTTCAGAAACATTGTTCTGATTGGATTTTTCCTTTAGCTACACAATAACACAGGTCCAATCATGTAAGCATTTTTAACCACTGAGTGGAGAAATGTCGAAAGAAACAAAAGTTAAACCTTCATATAGATCTTCCTCTTTGCTGCCACACTCCGTTTCCCTTTTGCGTTATGGCTTGGGTTGATATAGTCGAGTAGATCGGGTACACTGCAAAACATTATGAAGCTAAGTATCTGCCCGAGGAGTAAACTTGATAGATACATTCAAATAGGATAGAAAACTTCTAAACGACAAATAAGGAGATAATATCTAAGGAACTTGTTTGACCTTAGGTGGCCTTTGCTGGCTATAGACGCGTCAGGCTTAGGAGTACCATTTCGTGCAGCTTCTTGTTGTTCCAAAGCCTTGGACTCAAAGTATTCTAGCCAAGCAGCAGCATCCTGAAGAAGAGAAATAGATCGTCCGATTTAAGAATGCATGCACATGTCAGAAAGATGAATGATTTGCCTGATGggatattttggttatatatatacatacctGAGTACGCAAATCATCTGGGCCAAGCTTCGCTCGGAGGATTCTTAAGGTTGTTTGCTCATGCTGAACACTTAAATGGTACGCTTCCATCAACGAGAGCGCAATGGCTATGGCATGGTAGCTTGCAGCAGTCTGAAATTTGACATAATAAGCAAGCAATATATTAGCAAATGAAAGTTCTTACAAAGTGACGTTCCCAAAAAAAACACAGAGCATCGGGAGAAGAACCTGGATATGGTCCGGACCAAGCAACCTTTGATTACACTTGAGAGCTTTGTGAAGATACCTCAAGGCAACATGTACATTTCCTAGACCTTCCTCCATCATGGCTACATTGATGTATGTAGCAGCAGTGTTCGGATGAGATGGACCACATGTTAGATGTAAGAGATACAACGCACGCTTAACATACCTACCAAAAGCAAACATATCAGAGTTTTGACGAGACACCCAAATCATTAAACCTTGCCGTTCTTTGAAATGAAAATTGGTAACTTACTTGAGGGCCAGCTCTGTATGCTGAAGCCTATAATAGAAGACAGCAAGATCGCCATAACTCTTCATTGTATCCGGATGATCAAGTCCAAGTTCCCTCTCATTGATATCTAAAGCCTTTTGCTGATATATAGTAGCCTGTTTCAACAAAACCTTTTAGTTTTGCAATTGTCATATGGAAGAAAAATATTACAGCGTAACTGTCTATATACAGACCTGGTTAAAGTCACCAGTGTGATATAGAACTACAGCAAGTAAACTGTAAGCTCCGGCTGTCATTCTATGATAGGGACCACAAACTGCTACAAGCTTAGCAAGAGCCTAAGGGAGgggaaaaaacaaaagagacaaaacaacaaaacaaatcatGACGCCTGTACAGAGAAACAAAAGTAATATGAAGAAAGAGCTGAGGAGTAGGAAATGGATTTTCCGGACATGTACCTTTGTTCCATATGTAACTGCATCTTCAAGCTTTCCTTTGTCTAATGCTGTTTTAGATGACTCCAGAAGTTGCCTTCCATCAGCAGACGAACATGCTGCTTGCTGCAGAGATTTAGAATAGAAAGTCTTAACAACTATTGTTGATACATTACTAGAAAGAATACAGATTCAGATAGAAACTTTTAAGCATCTTTCATCTTGTCTATTACCTTATGCACTGGGATCAGACCGACCACATCTGTTTTTTGGAACGGTTCTGGGGACTCCATGTCAAAATCCCTTGGAATCAACTCAATACCAACCTGAGGACAGATACAATTTGACACAAAAAATTAACTTTCAATCTAATAGTTGACTAGCGACTTATAACTCAAAAAATAATTCTGGTTAAAGCATTCATTAAATTACCTTATGGCACAATCCACGGAGAATGGCAAACTTTCGTAGATCCTTGTAACTGAAGGAATTGAGATCGTAATCATATCGTTTCTTCAAGAATTTCTCCAACCACTGGAAGATAAGAGGATGTACATTCCAAGAGTTTTGTGGTGTTTCCGCTTCATTTTTTGGAATCCCAAGCATCATGTTCAGAGCAGCAGCTACTTTTGCAGCTATTTTATCAGTGTCAGCAGCAACAGCAGAAATCACCGCTTGAAGGATATGCTTAAGGGCTCTAACTATCATCTCATGAACACACAGAGACTGTACATGTGACAACTTATCTGAGAGCTTAACCTGTTGTTCATAGATAAAACGTGGATGGTTATATATGATCACTCGTCTTCAGTAGATTCAAAGAAAAATGAAGTTAAAAAAGGCTACTTACGACATATCCTAAAGAGCGCATCCGGAGACCTCTTGTGTGCATAAAATCAGTTAGAGTCCGGCCATCGACTGGGGAGAGTTCCAACGAACCAAAATCTGCAACCTGTATTGAGCAATAAATACCAAACAAATGATGTGTTATTATCTTCATATTGGTAATAGACAAGACTGCAATAAACTTTACACGCATTTACCAGCTTCGGAATAGCGACTTCAGTATAATACTTTTGTGCCAAGTCGACAAGTTCTTGCAAAGACTGAAACAAATATTCTTAGTTAGCACACAATAAGTAAATGAACATAGAGCAAGGACCGGCGGTTTAGTGTAAAAACCTTGTCATGAAGTCCAGTATCTGACTCTTGTAGGCGAGTGAAGGCAGCTTCAGACAACAAATTCTTCAAGACAAGCACATTTTCTTCAGCATTCTTCTCGGCGCCAGATTGCAAAGTTGCAGTTATTGTAGCATTATCAGCCCCTGAAGAAGCCGTATCAACCTGAGATGATACTACAGTCTGCTGCGCCTTAGGGCTGCTTGCgtctgtttttttcttgttgccGTTGAGAGACTTAAGCGGCTTCCCAAGCCCTTCAACCTTCAGTTCATTCTTAGACTTTTCGTTGGTTTGTTTTTTGTCCTTTTCCGTATTCTTTTGATCTTGTAAATGCTGTATCCAACAGGCTCCAAGTTCCCACCTCATGATACTATCCCTGTCTATCTCTTCTTCCTCAAGCTTAACAAGACTTTCCTCCAGCATTTTACTTACAAATTCTCGTGAAGATGTAAGCTCATCATCCTGTTGCTGATGTGTTTTCTTGTTCTGCTCGGGAGAGGATTTATGGAGAAGGAATCTCAAACTGTAAAGCACCATGAGAATAACTAAACAGGTAAGTAACTACAAAAGCTAAAGAGACAAAGGATAAATGTTTATTTTCTCTAAGTAAGAAATGACAACCTGTTGATATTTAGAGCATTAGCACCACCTTCAGGCTGTTCAAGGAGGTCAACAATTTGAGAAGGTGGGCTTAACTTCTCATTCTCCTTCTCTATTTTGACAACAGAAATGTAGCCACAATACTTGAGGCTTATAGTTCCTAAAGTAGCAACATCCTGCGTCCATAAACAAATGTTAAACAATGAGTAACAAATCTTAAACGTTGAaagttatataaaaaagaaaagactcACATGAGCAGCAGTGTTCTCATCAGCTGTAAGTCCCTTGAGAAGGTTCCGTTCCATCAGCTTCATTTTATCCAAACCAGTGGCTTGAATGCCGTCGATTTTTGTATCCACTTTGCTACTTGCATTGGAAGTATCCCTCGTAACCGTAACACTCAAGTCTCCAACAGTCTCGGAAAATAGAACTTGAGAGTCATCAGCCAGAACTGGGTCAGCCATTACTTTCTGAACGGCCTTGATGGCTCTGAAAGTGGCGACATCAACGAAAAGGTTGTGAAGAAGAAACACTTTTCTGTCTCTAACTTGCCTCTCCTCTGCTGTTTTGCAAGGCATGGACGCGATAAAGGCAAACTCGTTGGCCCATGGAACCAAATCGTAGGTGCCATCTCTTCCTTGACCACCACCATCCCCTCCCCATCTCTCATCCTCGACAGGGAGAGGCGGAAAGGCTGCAGGTGACTGCGCTGCAGAAGGCGGGATGAGCCATGTGTTTGCTCTAAACCCATACGGAAGATTCCCAAACTGCACATATACAGATTAAACGCTCTTAAACTTAACCAAACCCAATAACATCAGCTAAATCTTCATTCAGAGAAAAGAAACATACCTTGTTGCGCTCCGAAAATGCTTTGAGAAGATCACTGTAAGCCTAAACAtgattaaaagaaagaaaaaaagaagctcAGCTCAGCTCAAGGGTAGATGGATAGAGAGGCAAAATAAGATGTTTACATTATCGAAGGCTCTACTAATCTGTCTAAGCAAATCAACAAGATTGTGAGAAATGATTATTTGTTTCCCGACGCTGTAGAATCCTTTTTTGCAGCCTTCAACATGAACGAGCTTCCCGTTACAAAGCTTCACCTGAGATCAAAGTTTGAAAACGCAAACGTTATCACCAAAAAGGCCGATTCAtcgttatcatcatcatcatcgtcggCTTGCTTACATCGATGGAGAGAAGATGATCCTCCGCCGCGATATCTTCGGTTTCCCGCTTCGCCACGAGCCGTATATCTACACAAATCGATTGAGAATCTGGACATCGAATTTTGAAGGTTACAGAGAGAAATAGAATCTTACATTGAAGAGGAGGAGTGAGGTGAGCGAGAGAGAAAAACTCGTAGAAGCTTCCGAGCTTAGGGAAAGAGTGACTAGTCTCTCCGGCTTCATCAACCACTGCATCCTTCGGCGGAGGCGACGTTTCAGTCTGTTTCGGATTCTTTCCACCTCCCTTAACCTGCGCATTTTTCACCGAATCGGGTTTCTCTGGCGACGGACCGAAGCAAGTGGTACACGCGACCACGTCAAGCAGCCGTCTTACGTGCGCCATCGCTGTTCCCTCATTGTAATCCTCTGAacgaagaaacaaaaaagaagaagaagcgcgAAAAACTGTTATGCGACGCCGTTTTGGCTTTTTACTAATACGACATCATTTGAGTGATCTAGGACCAACGTTTGTATATCCGTTACAGTGCGTTTAACGGCGTCTGATTAAAAACGAGCGTCACGTCAAATGATGCACGATGGAACTTTACCTTCTGTTAACGTGAGAACACACGGTTTGAGCGCCGAAACATCCACTGTGTCTTTTAACTGCGATCCTCTTACCTGTAAACGACAGACATATATTGAGTATTTTACCACAGCAGACTTTTTACTCCTTTTATATACTATTACTATGtttctaactttttttctttccttatACTATTCCTATGATTTAAGCATTGAAAAGGTAACTAATTCTGGTAACATATATAATTGCAGAAAAGGGAAAGAAAagtcaaattaaattattaggCACAATGACACTTCACACTCGAACATTTTTTCTCAAACGTTAGAAAAAAGTCATTTTCATTTACTTTTTGCTTACTTTGGTATTCAGATCCTATGAGATTCCACAATAAATATGAATATCTCTGGACCATCCAACATTAACAAGTAACCAACAATGAACAAGAAAATGATTTAGAAACTTCCActcaaaattaagaaaaaaaacttccaCTCAAAATTtc
The Raphanus sativus cultivar WK10039 chromosome 1, ASM80110v3, whole genome shotgun sequence DNA segment above includes these coding regions:
- the LOC130507943 gene encoding protein REDUCED CHLOROPLAST COVERAGE 1-like, which codes for MAPKNNRGKTKGDKKKKEEKVLPVMVDVIVNLPDETEAILKGISTDRIIDVRRLLSVNFDTCHVTNYSLSHEVRGSQLKDTVDVSALKPCVLTLTEEDYNEGTAMAHVRRLLDVVACTTCFGPSPEKPDSVKNAQVKGGGKNPKQTETSPPPKDAVVDEAGETSHSFPKLGSFYEFFSLAHLTPPLQYIRLVAKRETEDIAAEDHLLSIDVKLCNGKLVHVEGCKKGFYSVGKQIIISHNLVDLLRQISRAFDNAYSDLLKAFSERNKFGNLPYGFRANTWLIPPSAAQSPAAFPPLPVEDERWGGDGGGQGRDGTYDLVPWANEFAFIASMPCKTAEERQVRDRKVFLLHNLFVDVATFRAIKAVQKVMADPVLADDSQVLFSETVGDLSVTVTRDTSNASSKVDTKIDGIQATGLDKMKLMERNLLKGLTADENTAAHDVATLGTISLKYCGYISVVKIEKENEKLSPPSQIVDLLEQPEGGANALNINSLRFLLHKSSPEQNKKTHQQQDDELTSSREFVSKMLEESLVKLEEEEIDRDSIMRWELGACWIQHLQDQKNTEKDKKQTNEKSKNELKVEGLGKPLKSLNGNKKKTDASSPKAQQTVVSSQVDTASSGADNATITATLQSGAEKNAEENVLVLKNLLSEAAFTRLQESDTGLHDKSLQELVDLAQKYYTEVAIPKLVADFGSLELSPVDGRTLTDFMHTRGLRMRSLGYVVKLSDKLSHVQSLCVHEMIVRALKHILQAVISAVAADTDKIAAKVAAALNMMLGIPKNEAETPQNSWNVHPLIFQWLEKFLKKRYDYDLNSFSYKDLRKFAILRGLCHKVGIELIPRDFDMESPEPFQKTDVVGLIPVHKQAACSSADGRQLLESSKTALDKGKLEDAVTYGTKALAKLVAVCGPYHRMTAGAYSLLAVVLYHTGDFNQATIYQQKALDINERELGLDHPDTMKSYGDLAVFYYRLQHTELALKYVKRALYLLHLTCGPSHPNTAATYINVAMMEEGLGNVHVALRYLHKALKCNQRLLGPDHIQTAASYHAIAIALSLMEAYHLSVQHEQTTLRILRAKLGPDDLRTQDAAAWLEYFESKALEQQEAARNGTPKPDASIASKGHLSVPDLLDYINPSHNAKGKRSVAAKRKIYMKLKEKSNQNNVSEQLAEAPRENQKEMSEEEIEATGSEDGQSSDANQETILAPAEEVPSPPVIDEAIMDNSNPITSAEVSTETQHPDGSEDGWQPVHRPRSAGSYGRRLKQRRASIGKVYTYQKKNVEADNDNPVFQNATQQNPKYYIVKKRTTASYADHHSPGMTTQGTKSSRKVVKTLAYRVKSTQPSSDSPKTTAETSEEDGLKTDASPVVPSGLSSNVQNEAYPKNSVVSLGKSPSYKEVALAPPGSIAKYQVWAPQAEASDKQADNHVEKKSEQGTSVELPRDAQMITVSEEEVKNEVSADTESSKPQGKEEIEVELQSSEVEFKGNNLNEDEESGGGIQVEELVPEANEGVTDTIHSTTEQEVKDQLAADSDDLKEKLGISATDSSDVPRELLLPNKKLSASAVPFNPSSPPSIIRPTPIGMNIGPSWPVNMTLHHGPPFPSPPTTPNLMQPMSFVYPPPYTQSVPTSTYPVTSGPFHPNQFPWPLNMSEFVPRTVWPGCHPVEFSPPHMMAAEPVAATVLEPTVILPTDIDTSGVEESKQDVAATAGETMDSVNHVNVVASSEMENGNKKFEDDERTFSILLRGRRNRKQTLRMPISLLNRPYDSQPFKIAYSRVIRGSEAPKSAA